A region from the Deinococcus sp. KSM4-11 genome encodes:
- a CDS encoding beta-ketoacyl-ACP synthase III, protein MDAPTERAATRPSLGITALGSYAPPRIVTNADFEARMDTTAEWIESRTGIRERRHSAPDEFTSHMGVGAVRDLLARDPDALQDVDVVICATASPDALFPSTAALIAGQVGLAGTGAFDLSTACSGFVYGLSMAQGLILAGTARRVLVIGGEVLSKIVDQDDRATAILFGDGAGAAVVGPVPDGYGFQEFILGADSAGGPALFKGCIADRLPDGTRMGPKADMNGREVFKFAVRVLGNSGTEVLKKTGLTSRDVDWVIPHQANIRIIEAAMERFGIPMEKTVVNLDRYGNTSSATIPLVLREAVDDGRVRDGQQLLLVAFGGGLSWAAGTMKWWGGAPSLSAVAQAEAVA, encoded by the coding sequence ATGGACGCACCCACCGAACGCGCGGCGACCCGGCCCAGTCTGGGCATCACCGCGCTGGGCAGCTACGCGCCGCCCCGTATCGTCACGAACGCCGATTTCGAGGCGCGCATGGACACCACCGCCGAGTGGATCGAGTCGCGTACCGGTATCCGCGAGCGCCGCCACTCCGCGCCTGACGAGTTCACGTCGCACATGGGCGTGGGCGCCGTGCGCGATCTGCTGGCCCGCGATCCGGACGCCCTGCAAGACGTGGACGTGGTCATCTGCGCGACCGCCAGTCCCGACGCGCTGTTTCCCAGCACCGCCGCGTTGATCGCCGGGCAGGTGGGCCTCGCGGGTACCGGAGCCTTCGACCTCTCCACCGCGTGCTCGGGGTTCGTGTATGGGCTGAGCATGGCGCAGGGCCTGATCCTGGCCGGCACCGCCCGCCGCGTGCTCGTCATCGGCGGCGAGGTGCTCAGCAAGATCGTGGATCAGGACGACCGCGCGACCGCGATCCTGTTCGGGGACGGGGCAGGCGCGGCCGTGGTCGGCCCTGTGCCCGACGGCTACGGCTTCCAGGAGTTCATTCTGGGGGCCGACAGCGCGGGCGGCCCGGCCCTGTTCAAGGGCTGTATCGCAGATCGCCTGCCCGACGGCACCCGCATGGGCCCGAAGGCCGACATGAACGGCCGCGAGGTCTTCAAGTTCGCGGTGCGCGTCCTGGGCAACAGCGGTACCGAGGTGCTGAAAAAGACTGGCCTCACCAGCCGCGATGTGGACTGGGTGATTCCGCACCAGGCGAATATCCGGATCATTGAGGCGGCCATGGAACGCTTCGGGATTCCCATGGAGAAAACGGTGGTGAACCTCGACCGCTATGGCAACACGTCCAGCGCCACCATTCCCCTGGTGCTGCGTGAGGCGGTGGACGATGGCCGCGTGCGGGACGGCCAGCAACTCCTGCTCGTGGCCTTCGGTGGAGGGCTCTCGTGGGCGGCGGGCACCATGAAATGGTGGGGCGGCGCGCCGTCGCTCAGCGCCGTCGCCCAGGCGGAGGCCGTCGCATGA
- a CDS encoding aldo/keto reductase, translating to MQYVNLGRSGVKVSRIALGCMSYGDPAWRDWVLPEAQARPFFEKALDLGINFFDTADMYSIGRSEEITGKALRELARRDEIVLATKVHAPMGDGVNQRGLSRKHIMDGAHASLKRLGTDYIDLYQIHGRDADTPMEETLGALHDLVRLGMVRYIGVSNHFAYQVARAQYLADLKGWSRFVSVQDQYSLLYREEEREMLPLSREEGIGFLPWSPLARGFLAGNRKGSEGQTTRGDSDVMSRNLFGSDTDLEIVRRVDALAREKDVTASQVALAWVLHQPGVTAPIIGATKPHHLEQAVAAVNLPLTAEEANTLEAPYVTRPSTLS from the coding sequence ATGCAGTACGTCAACTTGGGCCGCAGCGGCGTGAAGGTCTCGCGCATCGCGCTGGGGTGTATGTCGTACGGCGATCCTGCGTGGCGGGACTGGGTGCTGCCGGAGGCCCAAGCGCGGCCCTTCTTCGAGAAGGCGCTGGACCTGGGGATCAACTTCTTCGACACCGCCGACATGTACTCCATCGGACGCAGCGAGGAGATCACCGGGAAGGCCCTGCGCGAGCTGGCACGGCGGGACGAGATCGTCCTGGCCACCAAGGTTCACGCCCCGATGGGCGACGGCGTGAACCAGCGCGGGCTGTCACGCAAGCACATCATGGACGGCGCGCACGCCAGCCTGAAACGGCTGGGCACCGACTACATCGACCTCTACCAGATCCACGGGCGGGACGCGGACACGCCCATGGAAGAAACGCTGGGAGCGCTGCACGACCTCGTGCGGCTGGGCATGGTGCGGTATATCGGCGTGTCGAACCACTTCGCGTACCAGGTGGCCCGCGCGCAGTACCTCGCCGACCTGAAGGGGTGGTCGCGGTTCGTGAGCGTCCAGGATCAGTACAGCCTGCTGTACCGCGAGGAGGAGCGCGAAATGCTGCCCCTGTCCCGCGAGGAGGGCATCGGCTTCCTGCCGTGGAGTCCGCTGGCGCGCGGGTTCCTGGCCGGGAACCGCAAGGGGAGCGAGGGACAGACAACGCGCGGCGACAGCGACGTGATGAGCCGCAACCTCTTCGGCAGCGACACCGATCTGGAGATCGTGCGGCGGGTGGACGCGCTGGCCCGCGAGAAGGACGTGACCGCCTCGCAGGTGGCACTCGCGTGGGTGCTGCACCAGCCGGGCGTGACCGCGCCCATCATCGGCGCGACGAAGCCGCACCACTTGGAGCAGGCGGTCGCTGCCGTGAACCTGCCCCTGACGGCTGAAGAGGCGAACACCCTGGAAGCCCCCTACGTCACCCGGCCCAGCACCCTGAGCTGA
- the fabD gene encoding ACP S-malonyltransferase, producing MTGQPRIAALFPGQGSHAIGMGVDIAAAFPAAGETYATADATLPGLRALIESGPMEDLTLTANQQPALVAASVAAYRAWAAQTGLRPAFAAGHSLGEYSALVASGALDLAAALKLTRRRGELMQAAVPVGVGAMSAIMGDPAVVQDVCAAQSGVVQPANFNAPTQTVISGEKAAVEAAGAELKTRGLKAIPLKVSAPFHCALMQPAQDGLTPELNATTFHEPAYPVFANVTAQPNMDAAALPGLLARQITGAVRWVEIIQALHAAGADVFVEFGPGTVLSGLVKRILPDARTINVGTAVQVQDFTL from the coding sequence ATGACCGGTCAGCCGCGCATCGCCGCGTTGTTCCCTGGTCAGGGCTCGCACGCCATCGGGATGGGTGTGGACATCGCTGCCGCGTTCCCGGCCGCAGGGGAGACGTACGCCACGGCCGACGCCACCCTGCCCGGCCTGCGCGCCCTGATCGAGTCCGGCCCGATGGAGGATCTGACCCTGACGGCCAACCAGCAGCCCGCCCTGGTCGCCGCCAGCGTGGCCGCGTACCGTGCGTGGGCCGCGCAGACGGGCCTGCGCCCCGCCTTCGCGGCCGGGCACTCGCTAGGCGAGTATTCCGCGCTGGTCGCCAGCGGCGCGCTTGATCTGGCGGCCGCGCTCAAGCTCACACGCAGGCGTGGAGAACTCATGCAGGCGGCGGTGCCAGTGGGCGTGGGGGCCATGAGCGCCATCATGGGCGACCCCGCCGTGGTGCAGGACGTCTGCGCGGCCCAGAGTGGCGTCGTCCAGCCCGCGAACTTCAACGCGCCCACCCAGACCGTGATCTCCGGCGAGAAGGCCGCCGTGGAAGCCGCCGGGGCCGAACTGAAAACGCGCGGCCTGAAGGCCATTCCCCTGAAGGTCAGCGCCCCCTTCCACTGCGCCCTGATGCAACCCGCGCAGGACGGCCTGACGCCGGAGCTGAACGCCACCACCTTTCACGAACCCGCGTATCCCGTCTTCGCGAACGTGACGGCTCAGCCGAACATGGACGCCGCCGCCCTGCCCGGCCTGCTCGCGCGGCAGATCACGGGCGCGGTGCGCTGGGTGGAGATCATCCAGGCGTTGCACGCCGCTGGGGCTGACGTGTTCGTCGAATTCGGCCCCGGTACGGTGCTCAGCGGCCTCGTGAAGCGCATCCTGCCAGACGCCCGCACCATCAACGTCGGCACGGCTGTGCAGGTACAGGACTTCACACTGTGA
- the acpP gene encoding acyl carrier protein has protein sequence MATFDDVKDVIVEKLGVDADKVVPEARFVEDLGADSLETVELIMGLEDKFGVTISDEDAESIRTVQAAVDYIENKQ, from the coding sequence ATGGCGACTTTTGATGATGTGAAGGACGTGATCGTCGAGAAACTCGGCGTGGACGCGGATAAGGTGGTGCCCGAGGCCCGCTTCGTGGAGGATCTGGGTGCCGACAGCCTGGAGACCGTCGAGCTGATCATGGGTCTGGAAGACAAGTTCGGCGTGACCATCAGCGACGAGGATGCCGAGAGCATCCGCACCGTGCAGGCCGCTGTCGATTACATCGAGAACAAGCAGTAA
- a CDS encoding NAD(P)-dependent oxidoreductase has translation MNIIVTGGSGKLGRATIRDLQAHGHWVLNLDAAPPRSAQGPYTRVDLTDFGEVMGALSGIDQQYRQGTIDAVIHLAAIPGPTQRPDHVTFAENIVSTYNVFEACVRLGITNVVWASSETLLGYPFDGPPASVPITEAVRESRVSYAHSKLLGEVLAEQYAREHPAMKLICLRFSNVLDPDAGDYDGLEAWQDDPQVRQWNLWTYIDVRDAAQAVRLGVESKLTGMEAFIIANEDSVMRRPSRELLDEAFPGVPYTRDVPGTQSFYDTSKARTMLGFTPSHSWRKN, from the coding sequence ATGAACATCATCGTCACCGGCGGCAGCGGCAAACTCGGCCGGGCCACCATCCGCGACCTGCAGGCGCACGGGCACTGGGTGCTGAACCTGGACGCCGCGCCACCCAGAAGCGCGCAGGGGCCGTACACCCGCGTTGACCTGACCGACTTCGGCGAGGTCATGGGCGCCCTCTCCGGCATCGACCAGCAGTACCGGCAGGGCACCATCGACGCCGTGATCCACCTGGCGGCCATTCCGGGCCCGACGCAGCGGCCGGATCACGTCACCTTCGCGGAGAACATCGTCAGCACGTACAACGTGTTTGAGGCGTGCGTGCGCCTGGGCATCACGAACGTGGTGTGGGCATCCAGCGAGACGCTGCTCGGCTACCCCTTCGACGGGCCGCCCGCGAGCGTGCCGATCACCGAGGCGGTGCGCGAGAGCCGCGTGTCGTACGCGCACTCGAAACTGCTGGGCGAGGTGCTGGCCGAGCAGTATGCGCGCGAGCATCCGGCCATGAAGCTGATCTGCCTGCGCTTCTCGAACGTCCTCGACCCGGACGCCGGGGATTACGACGGGCTGGAGGCCTGGCAGGACGACCCACAGGTACGGCAATGGAACCTGTGGACGTACATCGACGTGCGGGACGCGGCGCAGGCCGTGCGGCTGGGCGTGGAGTCCAAGCTGACCGGCATGGAGGCGTTCATCATCGCGAACGAGGACAGCGTCATGCGCCGCCCCAGCCGCGAGCTGCTGGACGAGGCCTTCCCCGGCGTGCCCTACACGCGGGATGTGCCGGGCACGCAGTCCTTCTACGACACCAGCAAGGCGAGGACGATGCTGGGCTTCACCCCGAGCCACTCTTGGAGGAAGAACTGA
- the fabG gene encoding 3-oxoacyl-[acyl-carrier-protein] reductase yields the protein MTDTPQRKVALVTGSSRGLGRAMALALAHAGFDIAVHYGRNADEAAKVADEIRAHGVNAEVFGADLTTPANAGTLVEDVIKGMGRLDVLVNNAGITRDGLAIRMKDEDWDAVIQTNLSSAFMACRAALKHMMRARSGRIVNIASVVGLSGNPGQANYVASKAGLIGLTRALAKEYGGRGITVNAIAPGFIQSDMTAELSEDVRSGYLKDIPLGRFGQPDEVAAVVAFLASDAAGYVTGQTIGVDGGLHPS from the coding sequence ATGACCGATACTCCCCAACGTAAAGTCGCCCTGGTGACCGGCAGCAGCCGGGGCCTGGGGCGCGCCATGGCCCTCGCACTCGCCCACGCCGGCTTCGATATTGCCGTTCACTACGGCCGCAATGCCGACGAGGCCGCGAAGGTGGCCGACGAGATCCGCGCTCACGGCGTGAATGCCGAGGTGTTCGGGGCTGACCTGACCACGCCCGCGAATGCCGGCACGCTGGTCGAGGACGTCATCAAGGGCATGGGCCGCCTGGACGTGCTCGTGAACAACGCCGGTATCACCCGCGACGGCCTGGCGATCCGCATGAAGGACGAGGACTGGGACGCCGTGATCCAGACCAACCTGTCGAGCGCCTTCATGGCCTGCCGCGCCGCCCTGAAGCACATGATGCGGGCGCGTTCCGGGCGGATCGTCAACATCGCGTCCGTGGTGGGCCTGAGCGGCAATCCCGGTCAGGCGAACTACGTGGCCAGCAAGGCCGGGCTGATTGGCCTGACCAGGGCTCTGGCCAAGGAGTACGGCGGGCGGGGTATCACCGTGAACGCCATCGCGCCCGGATTTATTCAGAGCGACATGACGGCCGAACTCTCGGAGGACGTGCGGAGCGGGTACCTGAAGGACATCCCGCTGGGCCGCTTCGGGCAGCCGGACGAGGTGGCCGCCGTGGTCGCCTTCCTCGCGTCGGATGCCGCCGGGTACGTCACTGGGCAGACCATCGGCGTGGACGGCGGACTGCACCCCAGCTGA
- the fabF gene encoding beta-ketoacyl-ACP synthase II: MSVTGLKRVVITGLGPVTPIGIGAQAFAQAQRAGKSGVVAITRFDASDTASKIAGEVQGSLDEWIDPREARKLDRYVQLALVGAELAVKDSGLTEEELRGERTGTVIGSGIGGMKTFEDQARVNVERGPGRISPMFIPMQIANMGAGHVAMRFGATGPSSTVVTACATGTGAIGDAARWIQLGLADVMLAGGAEASITQMAVGGFSNMKALSTRNDDPQHASRPFSATRDGFVLGEGAGVVVLEEYEHAVKRGARIYAEVVGYGTSADAHHITMPAPEGRGAQVAMRMALATGGVNPEQVGYINAHGTSTYYNDLHETQGIKHVFGDHAAKLAISSTKSMTGHLLGAAGAIEAIASAQALADGVLPPTINLTDPDPELGLDYIPEGAREQQVEYALSNSFAFGGQNAALLFKRV; encoded by the coding sequence TTGAGCGTGACGGGATTGAAACGGGTGGTCATCACGGGGCTGGGCCCGGTGACCCCCATCGGGATCGGAGCCCAGGCGTTCGCGCAGGCACAACGGGCCGGGAAGAGCGGAGTGGTGGCCATCACGCGCTTCGACGCGAGCGACACGGCCAGCAAGATCGCCGGTGAGGTGCAGGGTAGCCTGGACGAGTGGATCGATCCGCGCGAGGCCCGCAAACTCGACCGCTACGTGCAGCTGGCCCTGGTCGGCGCGGAACTGGCCGTGAAGGACAGCGGCCTGACCGAGGAGGAGCTGCGCGGCGAGCGCACCGGCACGGTGATCGGCAGCGGGATCGGCGGCATGAAGACCTTCGAGGATCAGGCGCGCGTGAACGTGGAACGCGGTCCGGGGCGCATCAGCCCCATGTTCATTCCGATGCAGATCGCGAACATGGGCGCCGGGCACGTCGCCATGCGCTTCGGCGCGACCGGCCCGAGCAGCACGGTCGTGACCGCCTGCGCGACCGGTACCGGGGCCATCGGCGACGCCGCCCGCTGGATCCAGCTGGGGCTGGCGGACGTCATGCTGGCCGGCGGGGCGGAGGCGAGCATCACGCAGATGGCGGTGGGCGGCTTCTCGAACATGAAGGCGCTCTCGACCCGCAACGACGACCCGCAGCATGCCAGCCGACCCTTTTCCGCCACCCGTGACGGCTTCGTGCTGGGCGAGGGCGCGGGCGTCGTGGTGCTCGAGGAATACGAGCACGCGGTCAAGCGGGGTGCGAGGATCTACGCGGAGGTGGTCGGGTACGGCACCAGCGCGGACGCTCACCACATCACCATGCCCGCTCCCGAGGGACGCGGCGCGCAGGTGGCCATGCGCATGGCCCTGGCGACCGGGGGCGTGAACCCCGAGCAGGTCGGGTATATCAACGCGCACGGCACGAGCACGTACTACAACGACCTGCACGAAACGCAGGGCATCAAGCACGTGTTCGGCGACCACGCCGCGAAGCTGGCGATCAGCTCCACCAAGTCCATGACCGGGCACCTGCTCGGCGCGGCCGGGGCCATCGAGGCCATCGCGTCCGCGCAGGCCCTCGCGGACGGCGTCCTGCCGCCGACCATCAACCTCACGGATCCCGATCCGGAACTCGGCCTGGATTACATCCCGGAAGGGGCGCGCGAGCAGCAGGTGGAGTACGCGCTCTCGAACTCCTTCGCGTTCGGCGGCCAGAACGCCGCGCTGCTGTTCAAGCGCGTCTGA
- a CDS encoding 30S ribosomal protein S1, which translates to MEDNTQTPAENGGTQPATGTAPTAAPAPTPAPVAPEEREYPAMTMEDILASEAQEPQSVTRGDIVDGTIVFIGQEGIAVDIGAKVEGIIPLNQLGDEPVTLEQAQEMYKQGEKIEAYVVRVDLPNSQIVLSKKRADQDKGWRVLEKMQEADEAFEVEVLEKVRGGLVAQVEGIRAFLPASQVDTRRVNDLDPYVDKPLMVKLIELNRKRNRVIISHRAIMEAEKAKAREATVHQLTPGAQFEGEVVEITDFGVFVNLGGIDGLVHRSELTYGRFNHPRDVVKVGDKVQVQVIDVDEGRERINLSMKALTQDPWEGATERYHIGQKVKGKVTNLTNFGAFVELESGLEGLVHVSEMSWTKRVRHPNEVMKEGDEVEAVILRIDPKERRISLGIRQTTDDPWSALPDRYPPGTPVKGKITGMTDFGVFMEIEEGIEGLIHISELDLNRVNNPADLFKKGDEIEAMILNIDPVEQRASLSRRRFLGGGPAPTQGGAGGGSRDYVSQGGGARSDRYSAGGGSRPGGGGRGGRGRDADYAYNAKDAQQGGKISTKLGDVYADLFAQFGLGGDKKADTADTAADTSADSTPTETKTEDTQA; encoded by the coding sequence ATGGAAGACAACACCCAGACCCCCGCCGAGAACGGCGGGACTCAGCCCGCGACGGGCACCGCACCCACCGCTGCTCCCGCCCCCACCCCGGCCCCCGTGGCCCCGGAGGAGCGCGAGTACCCCGCCATGACCATGGAGGACATCCTCGCCAGTGAGGCGCAGGAACCCCAGAGCGTCACGCGCGGCGACATCGTGGACGGCACCATCGTGTTCATCGGCCAGGAAGGCATCGCCGTCGACATCGGCGCGAAGGTCGAAGGCATCATTCCCCTCAACCAGCTCGGCGATGAACCCGTCACGCTCGAGCAGGCGCAGGAGATGTACAAGCAGGGCGAGAAGATCGAGGCGTACGTGGTGCGCGTCGACCTGCCCAACAGCCAGATCGTGCTGAGCAAGAAGCGGGCCGATCAGGACAAGGGCTGGCGCGTGCTTGAAAAGATGCAGGAAGCCGACGAAGCCTTTGAAGTCGAGGTGCTGGAGAAGGTGCGTGGCGGTCTGGTGGCCCAGGTCGAAGGGATCCGCGCGTTCCTGCCCGCCAGCCAGGTGGACACCCGCCGCGTGAACGACCTCGACCCCTACGTCGACAAGCCCCTGATGGTCAAGCTGATCGAGCTGAACCGCAAGCGCAACCGCGTGATCATCTCGCACCGCGCCATCATGGAAGCCGAGAAGGCCAAGGCCCGCGAAGCGACCGTACACCAGCTGACCCCCGGCGCGCAGTTCGAGGGTGAAGTCGTGGAGATCACCGACTTCGGCGTGTTTGTGAACCTGGGCGGCATCGACGGCCTCGTTCACCGCAGCGAGCTGACCTACGGCCGCTTCAACCACCCGCGCGACGTGGTCAAGGTGGGCGACAAGGTTCAGGTTCAGGTCATCGACGTCGATGAAGGCCGCGAGCGCATCAACCTGAGCATGAAGGCCCTCACCCAGGATCCCTGGGAAGGCGCCACCGAGCGGTACCACATCGGCCAGAAGGTCAAGGGCAAGGTCACGAACCTTACTAACTTCGGTGCGTTCGTGGAACTGGAATCCGGCCTGGAAGGGCTGGTGCACGTCAGCGAGATGAGCTGGACCAAGCGCGTTCGTCACCCCAACGAAGTGATGAAGGAAGGCGACGAGGTCGAGGCCGTCATCCTGCGGATCGATCCCAAGGAGCGCCGCATCTCGCTCGGGATCCGTCAGACCACCGACGATCCCTGGAGTGCGCTGCCCGACCGGTACCCGCCCGGCACGCCCGTCAAGGGCAAGATCACCGGTATGACCGATTTCGGCGTGTTCATGGAAATCGAGGAAGGCATCGAGGGCCTGATCCACATCAGCGAACTCGACCTGAACCGCGTGAACAACCCGGCCGACCTGTTCAAGAAGGGCGACGAGATCGAAGCCATGATCCTGAACATCGACCCCGTTGAGCAGCGCGCCAGCCTCAGCCGTCGCCGCTTCCTGGGCGGTGGCCCGGCCCCCACGCAGGGTGGTGCCGGCGGTGGCAGCCGTGACTACGTGTCGCAGGGCGGCGGTGCCCGCAGCGACCGTTACAGCGCCGGTGGCGGCTCACGCCCCGGTGGTGGCGGCCGTGGTGGCCGTGGTCGCGACGCCGACTACGCCTACAACGCCAAGGACGCGCAGCAGGGCGGCAAGATCAGCACCAAGCTGGGCGACGTGTACGCGGATCTGTTCGCGCAGTTCGGCCTGGGCGGCGACAAGAAGGCCGACACGGCCGACACCGCTGCGGACACCAGTGCAGACAGCACCCCCACCGAGACCAAGACCGAAGACACCCAGGCCTGA
- a CDS encoding GNAT family N-acetyltransferase: protein MTDAITIRRVMEPGDPAIAAFGVLQNRTYFEPDMLIPAGFIERLLRWQTPQRQNLLLVAERSGQVVGGTLFHAFRGPGTGFSSYMATAQEVRGQGVARRLHDARMAALDGAVGGRVAGVFIDVVAPDRLTPQELEEERAVDSDPVRRRAVFGHLGFRQVDVAYQQPTGGEQGGPVTNMDLLYCPHDPATTVPVHLVLDTMRAYWQDWLGEHRTQRALNALAAQAQPDGTFRLTDPTGA, encoded by the coding sequence ATGACCGATGCCATCACCATCCGGCGCGTAATGGAACCCGGCGATCCGGCGATTGCCGCCTTCGGGGTGTTGCAGAACCGCACGTACTTCGAGCCTGACATGCTGATCCCCGCCGGGTTCATCGAGCGGCTGCTCAGGTGGCAAACGCCGCAGCGTCAGAACCTGCTGCTGGTGGCGGAGCGCTCCGGCCAAGTGGTGGGCGGCACGCTGTTCCACGCCTTCCGTGGGCCGGGCACGGGCTTCTCCAGCTACATGGCCACCGCCCAGGAGGTACGCGGCCAGGGCGTGGCCCGGCGGCTGCACGACGCGCGCATGGCGGCGCTGGACGGAGCCGTCGGCGGGCGCGTGGCCGGCGTGTTCATCGATGTGGTCGCTCCGGATCGTCTGACTCCCCAGGAACTGGAGGAGGAACGCGCCGTGGACTCCGATCCGGTTCGGCGGCGCGCGGTCTTCGGGCACCTGGGCTTCCGGCAGGTGGACGTGGCCTACCAGCAGCCCACCGGTGGCGAGCAGGGCGGCCCCGTCACGAACATGGATCTGCTGTACTGCCCGCACGACCCCGCCACCACCGTTCCGGTTCACCTGGTGCTGGACACCATGCGCGCCTACTGGCAGGACTGGTTGGGCGAGCACCGGACACAGAGGGCGCTGAATGCCCTGGCCGCACAGGCCCAGCCGGACGGCACCTTCCGGCTGACCGATCCGACAGGGGCCTGA
- the ppk1 gene encoding polyphosphate kinase 1, producing MTVPRQTTAAPTSTTDLPRSEPRKGKGRRPGNGVRDAADTAGSTHSTVANADSRYLNRELSWLAFNERVLAEARDSRNPPLERLKYAAICGSNLDEFFMVRVAGVHRQIAAGVSTPGPDGLSPLETLNLVRRRTHEMLREIEKAARKTLKELAVDGVKLMRVQDLGKRARAALREQYLSQIQPVLTPLIVDPSHPFPYLSNLSLNLAVLLEAGDEEPDFARVKIPVGVLPRIVMVGDTLLLLEDVIATHIGELFKGRQVLAAHVFRVTRNTDYEFEEEEAEDLLATIEDGLRRRRFGAAVRLEVVQGTPPSIVTFLKDRLHLAADDIFLLDGPLGTADLMGLPVTRPELAYPPYVPAVPDLDQDEEGGMFTTLRRGDVLLHHPYDGFTNVLNFLEEAARDPQVLAIKQTLYRTGDDPRLLGALREAAENGKQVVAMIELKARFDEQRNISWARKLEHAGAHVVYGMAGLKTHAKVALVVRREEGGLRRYMHIGSGNYNPKTARLYTDFSLLSADPELGADIAELFNHLTGYAEAEYLHLLVAPDTARAGFEALLERESRHADDGHDAWVRVKVNQLTDPAMIEALYRASAAGVRVELIIRGVCCLRPGLEGLSANIRVRSLLGRYLEHARLYAFGNAGQPEVYFGSADWMSRNLDRRVEVIAPVLDDTHRDHLLRIMDTEWSDQRGSWELCTGGEYEKLGGEFSAQQTFARARHPELPES from the coding sequence ATGACTGTGCCCCGCCAGACCACCGCTGCCCCCACCTCCACCACCGACCTGCCCCGCTCGGAGCCCCGCAAAGGGAAGGGACGCCGGCCTGGCAATGGCGTGCGGGACGCGGCAGACACGGCGGGCAGCACACACAGCACGGTCGCGAACGCGGACAGCCGCTACCTGAACCGTGAACTGTCGTGGCTGGCCTTCAACGAGCGGGTGCTGGCCGAGGCGCGCGATTCCCGGAACCCGCCGCTGGAACGCCTGAAGTACGCCGCGATCTGCGGCAGCAACCTGGACGAGTTCTTCATGGTGCGCGTGGCGGGCGTGCACCGTCAGATCGCGGCGGGCGTCAGTACGCCCGGGCCGGACGGCCTGAGCCCCCTGGAGACGCTGAACCTGGTGCGGCGGCGCACGCACGAGATGTTGCGCGAGATCGAGAAGGCCGCCCGCAAGACCCTGAAGGAACTGGCCGTGGACGGCGTGAAGCTCATGCGCGTGCAGGATCTGGGCAAGCGCGCCCGCGCGGCCCTGCGCGAGCAGTACCTGTCGCAGATCCAGCCGGTACTCACGCCACTGATCGTGGATCCCAGCCACCCGTTTCCGTACCTCAGCAACCTCAGCCTGAACCTCGCGGTGCTGCTGGAGGCCGGGGATGAGGAACCGGATTTCGCGCGCGTGAAGATCCCGGTGGGCGTGCTGCCGCGCATCGTGATGGTGGGCGACACGCTGCTGCTGCTCGAGGACGTGATCGCCACGCACATCGGGGAGCTGTTCAAGGGCCGCCAGGTGCTGGCCGCACACGTGTTCCGCGTGACCCGCAACACCGACTACGAGTTCGAGGAGGAGGAGGCCGAGGACCTGCTCGCCACCATCGAGGACGGCCTGCGCCGCCGCCGTTTTGGCGCGGCCGTGCGGCTGGAGGTCGTGCAGGGCACGCCGCCCAGCATCGTGACCTTCCTCAAGGACCGGTTGCACCTCGCTGCCGACGACATCTTCCTGCTGGACGGCCCGCTCGGCACCGCCGACCTGATGGGCCTGCCCGTGACCCGCCCCGAACTGGCCTACCCGCCCTACGTGCCTGCGGTGCCCGACCTCGACCAGGATGAGGAGGGCGGCATGTTCACGACCCTCCGGCGCGGGGACGTGCTGCTGCACCATCCGTACGACGGGTTCACGAACGTCCTGAACTTTCTGGAGGAGGCTGCCCGCGATCCGCAGGTGCTGGCCATCAAGCAGACGCTGTACCGCACCGGCGACGATCCCCGGTTGCTGGGCGCGCTGCGCGAGGCGGCCGAGAACGGCAAGCAGGTCGTGGCCATGATCGAACTTAAGGCGAGGTTCGACGAGCAGCGCAACATCTCCTGGGCGCGCAAGCTGGAGCACGCGGGCGCGCACGTCGTGTACGGCATGGCGGGCCTCAAGACGCACGCCAAGGTGGCGCTGGTCGTCCGGCGTGAGGAGGGCGGCCTGCGGCGGTACATGCACATCGGCAGCGGGAACTACAACCCGAAGACTGCCCGCCTGTACACGGACTTCAGCCTGCTCTCGGCCGACCCGGAACTCGGCGCGGACATCGCGGAACTGTTCAACCACCTGACCGGGTACGCGGAGGCCGAGTACCTGCACCTGCTGGTCGCGCCGGACACCGCCCGCGCGGGCTTCGAGGCCCTGTTGGAACGCGAATCCCGTCACGCCGACGACGGCCACGACGCCTGGGTGCGCGTGAAGGTGAACCAGCTGACCGATCCGGCCATGATCGAGGCGCTGTACCGCGCGTCGGCGGCGGGCGTGCGCGTGGAACTGATCATCCGGGGCGTGTGCTGCCTGCGCCCCGGCCTGGAGGGCCTGTCGGCGAACATCCGCGTGCGCTCGCTGCTGGGCCGCTACCTGGAGCACGCCCGCCTGTATGCCTTCGGGAACGCCGGGCAGCCAGAGGTGTACTTCGGCAGCGCCGACTGGATGAGCCGCAACCTCGACCGCCGCGTCGAGGTGATCGCGCCGGTGCTGGACGACACCCACCGCGACCACCTGCTGCGGATCATGGACACCGAATGGTCGGATCAGCGCGGCTCGTGGGAACTGTGTACGGGCGGCGAGTACGAGAAACTGGGCGGCGAGTTCAGCGCCCAGCAGACCTTCGCCCGCGCCCGCCACCCGGAACTGCCCGAAAGCTGA